The Bacteroidota bacterium DNA window AAGAAATATTATCTGATGGAAAATAAAAAAATAAAATTTCTGGCACTTGATGTTGATGGAGTTCTCACCGATGGAGGAATTTATGTGACTGAAAATGGAGACCTCTCCAAAAAATTTAATGTAAAGGATGGGGTTGGAATTAAAGATGCGTTGAAAGCAGGAATTATCGTTGGATTTATCAGCGCAGCTTCACGAAGCGAAAAATTAACTCATGCACGGGCGCAAATGCTCGGAGTTCAATATGCATATTCCGGAACAGAAGAAAAAGTTTTAGTGCTGAATAAATGGCTTACAAAATTAAAAATCAAAACAAGCGAAGTTGCTTTTATTGGAGATGATGTGAATGATTTAAAAATTA harbors:
- a CDS encoding HAD hydrolase family protein; the protein is MENKKIKFLALDVDGVLTDGGIYVTENGDLSKKFNVKDGVGIKDALKAGIIVGFISAASRSEKLTHARAQMLGVQYAYSGTEEKVLVLNKWLTKLKIKTSEVAFIGDDVNDLKIIAEVGFSACPSDAVNKIKKAVNVVLKKKGGDGCVREFIEKYLS